The Henckelia pumila isolate YLH828 chromosome 2, ASM3356847v2, whole genome shotgun sequence genome includes a window with the following:
- the LOC140885255 gene encoding E3 ubiquitin-protein ligase RGLG2-like, producing MGAKSSKRSISGRYTSFVSSSNPLTNQGCQQTSHAQPGHSYAYPHSTYGGPPPPESKQNLEKKYSRIDDNYSNLDQVTDALARAGLESSNLIIGIDFTKSNEWSGAKSFHRRSLHHIADEQNPYEQAISIIGRTLSKFDEDNLIPCFGFGDASTHDQEVFSFFPDEKFCDGFEEVLTRYRELVPQLRLAGPTSFAPIIEMATTIVEQSGGQYHVLLIIADGQVTRSVDTDHGQLSSQEKKTVDAIVKASKYPLSIILVGVGDGPWDMMKEFDDNIPARAFDNFQFVNFTEIMSKSMEPSRKETAFSLAALMEIPSQYKATLELNILGTSRGNDADRVPLPPPLYGAASFAASKPSRSSNFQPSAPSSTGNDSVASSSQSMNNSSDNHLCPICITDPKDMAFGCGHQTCCECAQDLSSCPICRKPIETRIKLY from the exons ATGGGGGCCAAGAGTTCAAAAAGATCGATTTCTGGTCGGTATACATCTTTTGTATCCAGTTCAAATCCATTGACAAATCAAGGATGTCAACAGACTTCACATGCTCAACCGGGTCACAGCTATGCATATCCACATTCAACCTATGGTGGTCCACCACCCCCTGAATCTAAACAAAATCTGGAGAAGAAGTACTCGAGAATAGATGACAACTACAGCAACTTAGATCAG GTTACTGATGCCTTGGCACGTGCGGGTCTGGAATCCTCTAACTTAATCATAGGTATCGATTTCACCAAAAGCAATGAGTGGTCAG gtGCGAAATCATTTCACCGGAGAAGTTTGCATCACATTGCAGATGAGCAAAATCCTTATGAACAAGCCATATCAATAATTGGAAGAACACTGTCCAAATTTGATGAAGATAATTTAATTCCTTGTTTTGGTTTTGGAGATG CTTCGACACATGACCAAGAAGTGTTTAGCTTCTTTCCTGACGAAAAATTTTGTGATGGCTTTGAGGAAGTGTTGACTCGATACAGAGAACTAGTTCCTCAATTACGACTAGCAG GACCAACATCATTTGCTCCTATCATTGAAATGGCTACGACTATCGTAGAGCAAAGTGGTGGCCAGTACCACGTTTTACTGATTATAGCTGATGGACAG GTGACAAGAAGTGTTGATACTGATCATGGACAATTAAGTTCTCAAGAAAAGAAAACTGTGGATGCAATTGTCAAAGCCAG CAAGTACCCATTGTCCATTATATTAGTGGGAGTTGGTGATGGGCCTTGGGATATGATGAAAGAATTTGATGATAATATTCCTGCTCGGGCATTTGACAATTTCCAG TTCGTAAACTTCACAGAAATTATGTCGAAAAGCATGGAGCCATCCAGAAAAGAGACGGCATTTTCGCTTGCTGCCTTGATGGAAATACCTTCACAGTATAAAGCGACTCTGGAGCTGAACATTCTTGG CACTTCTAGAGGCAATGATGCAGATAGGGTTCCTCTCCCTCCTCCTCTCTATGGGGCAGCTTCTTTTGCTGCATCTAAGCCGTCTCGTTCTAGTAATTTCCAACCAAGTGCACCTTCTTCTACTGGGAATGATTCAGTTGCTAGTTCCAGCCAATCTATGAACAACTCTTCGGACAACCAT CTTTGCCCCATCTGCATTACTGACCCAAAGGATATGGCATTCGGGTGTGGACACCAG ACATGCTGTGAATGTGCACAAGACCTTTCTTCATGCCCAATCTGCCGAAAACCCATTGAGACCAGGATAAAGCTCTACTAG